Proteins encoded by one window of Gemmatimonadaceae bacterium:
- a CDS encoding glycerophosphodiester phosphodiesterase: MNPLLDPAARPVIGHRGNKAFAPENTLESFRQAVAAGADAIEFDVRISADGIPVVFHDPTVSRTTSGSGEVARMTFAQLRALDAGSRFTNDAGKSFPYKDSGVLIPSLDEILDAFPAFPLLIEIKDPLASPTVRKAIESRNASSRCLIDALDSRSLRPFSGSSIATGAGRSGVVQLMAGVLLHRRVTSLPFSAVCIPLSYNGLPLPVRRLAKVAPLRGCQVHVWTINDPAVAIDLWTAGVNGIISDDPAAMLKTRATLPGGT, translated from the coding sequence ATGAACCCGCTTCTCGATCCAGCCGCCCGGCCCGTGATTGGGCACAGAGGCAACAAGGCATTCGCTCCCGAGAACACCCTCGAATCATTTCGGCAGGCTGTCGCTGCCGGGGCGGATGCGATCGAGTTCGATGTGCGGATTTCGGCGGACGGAATCCCTGTCGTGTTTCACGATCCCACAGTGAGCCGAACCACGTCTGGCTCAGGTGAGGTGGCGCGAATGACGTTTGCCCAGCTGCGCGCCCTGGACGCAGGGTCGCGCTTCACCAACGATGCTGGAAAGTCATTTCCCTACAAGGATAGCGGCGTTCTCATTCCCTCCTTGGATGAAATTCTCGACGCCTTTCCTGCCTTTCCGCTTTTGATCGAAATCAAGGATCCGCTTGCATCGCCCACAGTGCGCAAAGCGATTGAATCACGAAACGCCAGCTCACGCTGTCTCATCGACGCCTTGGACTCCCGCTCGCTGCGGCCGTTCAGCGGATCGTCCATCGCAACGGGCGCAGGACGCTCCGGAGTTGTGCAACTGATGGCCGGCGTTCTGCTTCACCGGAGGGTCACGTCACTTCCCTTCAGTGCCGTGTGTATTCCGTTGAGTTACAACGGCCTGCCGCTTCCGGTCCGCCGGCTCGCCAAAGTTGCGCCGCTTCGCGGGTGCCAGGTACATGTGTGGACGATCAACGACCCGGCGGTCGCGATCGACCTGTGGACCGCCGGCGTCAACGGCATCATCAGCGACGATCCGGCGGCGATGCTGAAAACCCGCGCGACCCTACCTGGTGGTACCTGA
- a CDS encoding UPF0182 family protein — translation MSASTPGVRMRRLRPLWIVGLAFLFFTAIPTAVRFLTDWFWFKEVGFETVFTTQLVTKTLLFVAAGLVSYLFLSFNVKMAGRGVSRAPVLWRVSPDLPPVDIASSLSRIAGPVTFVFALLFALTATGYWMEVLQFFHRSGFGVADPVFGRDVGSYVFVLPVLASLLGMLRGMIIVTLIIVLVLHALRGRVTLPPQRVGLESPAAGHVAALLVGFLVLTALQIWLVRIPELLYSNTGPLVGASYSDLKARYPALHVIAITALVGAALIVYGAVRRKIVWFAFLAAASYVVVSFVAGGLYPWAVQRFIVAPTELTREAPQLRNHIRATRTAWGLDSVEVRDLSGDARLSLQDIRANAATIENVRLWDRAPLLKTFGQLQEIRTYYDFVSVDDDRYLINGRYRQVMLSPRELNTESLPTRTFINQHLTFTHGMGLTLGPVNEVTVEGLPVLFIKDLPPVSNVSLQVKRPQIYFGELTSDHVFVNTRQAEFDYPSGEANISTRYNGTGGVRVGNIVKRALFAVRFGALNILLSGDIGADSRVLYNRTVLRRAQLALPFLTFDDDPYMVIAANGELKWILDAYTSTDRYPYSQTLQDGTTYMRNSVKVVIDAYNGSIVPYIADPRDPLMRTYSRIFSGIMKPMTAFPADLRPHIRYPTDLFRVQTALYATFHMDAAETFYHREDQWQIPNVGERPTDGNQFMRHLVMRLPEEQNAEYIYMVPFTPKGKDNLASWMVARNDGANYGKLRAYRFPKQSLVYGPRQINARIDQDTDISRELTLWDQAGSEVIRGELLVIPIGEALIYVLPIYLQAEGGRIPELKRVVVAYQNRVVMAETLEAGLGQMFGGNVPRPRDAETPGAVAPPTADSAQALPPAAGRPPTAAPDMALLGEARGHYDRAIAAQRAGDWALYGREIKSLGDVLSRLRSGTTR, via the coding sequence ATGTCGGCATCGACCCCCGGAGTTCGGATGCGCCGCCTTCGCCCGCTTTGGATCGTCGGACTAGCGTTTCTTTTCTTTACCGCAATCCCTACTGCCGTCCGGTTTCTCACTGACTGGTTCTGGTTCAAGGAAGTCGGCTTTGAAACGGTGTTCACCACGCAGCTCGTAACCAAGACGCTACTGTTTGTAGCAGCGGGCCTCGTCTCGTATCTGTTCCTTTCATTCAACGTGAAAATGGCGGGCCGGGGAGTGTCACGCGCGCCAGTGCTCTGGCGTGTGAGTCCAGATCTGCCGCCGGTCGACATTGCCTCGTCGCTGTCGCGGATTGCGGGTCCGGTGACCTTCGTGTTCGCGCTGCTTTTCGCACTGACGGCAACCGGCTACTGGATGGAAGTCCTCCAGTTTTTCCACAGGAGCGGCTTCGGCGTTGCCGACCCTGTATTTGGCCGGGATGTCGGCTCGTACGTCTTCGTTCTTCCCGTGCTCGCATCTCTTCTTGGCATGCTGCGGGGGATGATCATCGTTACCCTGATCATCGTTCTGGTGCTGCATGCATTACGCGGCCGTGTGACGCTTCCACCGCAGCGGGTGGGACTTGAATCACCTGCTGCCGGCCATGTCGCCGCACTGCTGGTGGGCTTCCTGGTTCTCACCGCGCTTCAGATCTGGCTGGTAAGAATACCCGAGCTGCTCTACTCCAATACAGGTCCTCTCGTTGGCGCCAGCTATTCGGACCTGAAAGCGCGTTACCCCGCATTGCATGTCATCGCGATTACCGCGCTCGTCGGCGCCGCACTGATTGTCTACGGCGCGGTTCGCCGAAAAATTGTCTGGTTTGCGTTTCTGGCTGCTGCGTCGTACGTGGTGGTGTCGTTCGTGGCCGGTGGGCTATATCCGTGGGCCGTCCAGCGGTTCATAGTTGCGCCCACCGAGCTCACGCGCGAAGCGCCGCAGCTCAGGAACCACATCCGTGCTACACGGACCGCATGGGGCCTCGACAGCGTAGAGGTCCGCGACCTCAGCGGTGACGCGCGCCTTAGTCTCCAGGACATCCGAGCCAACGCTGCCACCATCGAGAATGTCCGACTCTGGGATCGTGCACCACTTCTCAAGACGTTCGGGCAGCTTCAGGAAATCCGCACTTATTACGACTTCGTGTCTGTGGACGACGATCGCTACCTGATCAACGGGCGCTACCGGCAGGTGATGTTGTCCCCGAGAGAGCTCAATACCGAGTCGCTGCCGACACGCACTTTCATCAACCAGCATCTCACGTTCACACACGGCATGGGGCTGACGCTTGGCCCGGTGAACGAGGTGACAGTCGAAGGGCTGCCGGTGTTGTTCATCAAGGACCTGCCGCCGGTATCCAACGTTTCGCTCCAGGTGAAGCGGCCTCAGATATACTTTGGAGAACTCACCAGCGACCACGTATTCGTCAACACTCGGCAGGCGGAATTCGATTACCCGTCGGGCGAGGCAAACATATCCACCCGCTATAACGGAACCGGCGGTGTAAGGGTTGGGAACATTGTGAAGCGGGCACTGTTCGCGGTGCGGTTCGGTGCGCTGAACATTCTGCTGTCGGGCGATATCGGCGCGGACAGCCGGGTGCTGTACAACCGGACTGTATTGCGGCGCGCGCAGCTTGCGCTGCCGTTCCTGACATTCGACGATGATCCCTACATGGTGATCGCCGCGAACGGCGAGCTGAAGTGGATTCTTGACGCGTATACCTCTACGGACAGATATCCGTATTCGCAGACGCTGCAGGATGGCACCACCTACATGCGCAACAGCGTCAAGGTCGTTATCGACGCATACAATGGATCGATCGTCCCGTATATCGCCGACCCTCGCGATCCGCTGATGCGGACCTACTCGCGGATTTTTTCCGGGATAATGAAACCGATGACGGCGTTCCCCGCCGACCTGCGGCCGCATATCCGCTATCCGACCGATCTTTTCAGGGTGCAGACAGCGCTTTACGCAACGTTCCACATGGATGCGGCCGAGACTTTCTACCATCGTGAAGATCAGTGGCAGATTCCAAACGTGGGCGAGCGCCCGACCGACGGAAATCAGTTCATGCGTCACCTCGTAATGCGGCTCCCCGAGGAGCAGAACGCCGAATACATCTACATGGTGCCGTTCACGCCGAAGGGAAAGGACAACCTTGCGTCGTGGATGGTGGCTCGTAACGACGGAGCCAACTATGGCAAGCTGCGCGCGTACCGGTTTCCCAAGCAGAGCCTTGTTTATGGCCCGCGGCAGATCAACGCGCGTATCGATCAGGACACGGATATTTCGCGTGAGCTGACACTCTGGGATCAGGCTGGGTCGGAGGTCATTCGCGGTGAGCTGCTCGTGATTCCGATCGGGGAGGCGCTGATCTATGTGCTGCCGATCTACCTGCAGGCGGAAGGCGGACGCATACCTGAGCTGAAGCGGGTTGTCGTCGCGTATCAGAACAGGGTGGTGATGGCTGAAACACTGGAAGCGGGTCTTGGGCAGATGTTCGGCGGAAACGTGCCGCGACCGCGCGATGCGGAGACGCCCGGTGCTGTTGCCCCTCCCACCGCGGACAGTGCTCAGGCCCTGCCGCCGGCAGCAGGGCGACCTCCGACTGCAGCGCCGGACATGGCACTTCTTGGGGAGGCGAGAGGACACTACGACAGAGCGATCGCTGCACAGCGTGCAGGCGACTGGGCACTCTATGGCCGTGAGATCAAATCTCTGGGTGACGTGCTCTCGCGGCTGCGCTCAGGTACCACCAGGTAG
- a CDS encoding MFS transporter yields the protein MVLNSRLNIWGSLRGLPRDIWIIAAATLINRIGTMVLPFLVLYLTRELDFTVERAGFVLAVYGAGAIVVAPLAGRLSDRIGPLPIMRASLLLAGSLLLIFPFLRSFPAVVGLTFAWALVIESFRPANLAIVADLVTPEQRKPAFALTRLAINLGMSVGPAAAGFIATQSFYWIFIVDAVTTIAAGVLLTVVPLDAVNAARSKAERELHISSGASLRPAVFDDHRLLLFLGALFLTGMVFFQHEGALPLFLVDGLGFSIAFYGTLFTINTVMIVFIEVPLNAATAEWPHRWALCAGAFLFAAGSGLLAFATSAATVVISIVIWTFGEMMLFPQASAFVAEIAPPERRGEYMGAYSLAFSLAFAIAPWAGAVGLTRLGAQTLWLVVFAVGIVSAAMMLRVSTARNPLLLSRSLD from the coding sequence ATGGTCCTGAACTCCCGCCTCAATATATGGGGAAGCCTTCGCGGGCTGCCCCGCGACATCTGGATTATCGCTGCGGCTACGCTGATCAATCGAATCGGCACGATGGTGCTGCCGTTTCTTGTCCTTTATCTGACACGGGAGCTGGACTTCACGGTCGAGCGGGCAGGCTTTGTGCTGGCGGTTTATGGAGCCGGGGCGATCGTAGTTGCCCCGCTTGCGGGCAGGCTGTCCGATCGTATTGGCCCCCTGCCGATAATGCGTGCATCGCTGCTGCTTGCGGGTTCACTGCTGCTGATCTTCCCATTTCTGCGGAGTTTTCCAGCGGTCGTCGGACTCACTTTCGCGTGGGCGCTGGTTATTGAGTCTTTCCGCCCGGCGAATCTCGCGATCGTTGCCGACCTGGTCACGCCGGAGCAGCGAAAGCCGGCTTTCGCACTCACACGGCTTGCGATCAACCTGGGCATGAGTGTTGGACCAGCAGCCGCGGGTTTCATTGCAACACAATCGTTCTACTGGATTTTCATCGTCGATGCAGTCACCACGATAGCGGCTGGTGTGCTGTTGACAGTTGTGCCTCTCGATGCAGTGAACGCCGCGAGATCCAAAGCCGAGCGTGAACTTCACATATCGAGTGGAGCGAGTCTCCGACCGGCGGTTTTCGACGATCATCGGCTTTTGCTGTTCCTTGGCGCACTGTTCCTGACTGGCATGGTCTTCTTCCAGCATGAAGGCGCCCTGCCGCTCTTCCTCGTGGACGGACTCGGATTTTCGATCGCTTTTTATGGAACTCTGTTTACGATCAACACCGTCATGATTGTTTTCATCGAGGTGCCTCTCAACGCGGCGACGGCCGAGTGGCCACATCGCTGGGCGCTTTGCGCGGGCGCGTTTCTTTTCGCGGCGGGATCGGGGTTGCTGGCCTTTGCGACGTCCGCCGCAACGGTCGTCATTTCGATTGTCATCTGGACGTTCGGCGAAATGATGCTGTTTCCGCAGGCATCGGCATTCGTCGCCGAGATCGCTCCACCCGAGCGGCGCGGTGAATACATGGGCGCATATTCGCTGGCCTTCAGTCTGGCATTCGCTATCGCTCCCTGGGCGGGGGCAGTGGGCCTCACTCGCCTCGGCGCGCAAACCCTGTGGCTGGTGGTGTTTGCAGTGGGTATAGTGTCTGCGGCGATGATGCTGCGAGTGTCCACAGCACGTAATCCGCTATTATTATCGCGTTCGCTCGACTGA
- a CDS encoding PDZ domain-containing protein has protein sequence MHAISRTILTLAAGVSIPGVAAGQSARGSAPVVYEIAFPNAVHHEAQVKVSFANVPNGPLELRMSRSSPGRYALHEFAKNVYGVRALDSKGRELMVSRPNPHQWNVSGHDGTVVVTYTLFGDRADGTYAAIDLTHAHLNMPATFMWARGMQSRPITVVFRPLRADWKVATQLAPTRDPFTFTAPGLQYFMDSPTEVSAHDVRSWAMQSGGRTQTIRFALHHEGTAAQLDSFVVNVKKVVAEQEAMWGELPRYDNGTYTFIADYLPYASGDGMEHRNSTILTSTRPLSTGAAGNLGTVSHEFFHSWNVERIRPKSLEPFDFEEANMSGELWLAEGFTSYYDDLFIRRAGLMDVAGYAQSLTGNVNAVVNAPGRRFFSPVGMSQQAPFVDAAASIDPQNKTNTFISYYTYGAALGLALDLEIRSKFPGRSLDDFMRRMWIKYGKTERAYTLDDVRRTLGEAVGNPAYGDDVFRRYIMGSDLPRYESLLAAAGMSLRRAKPGAAWIGDLGLRVQDTGIVVGASVLLGTPAYVAGIAQGDRIVSIGGRTITAAGDVDTAVAATRPGGRLAIVIAGRGGRREIQVAATENPRMEIVPYEVAGLRVTAQMKRFRNAWMGSRTELRRK, from the coding sequence ATGCATGCGATTTCACGAACCATTCTGACGCTCGCCGCGGGCGTGTCGATACCGGGCGTCGCCGCCGGGCAGTCTGCGCGCGGCAGCGCCCCGGTGGTCTATGAGATTGCGTTTCCAAACGCAGTCCATCACGAGGCGCAGGTGAAGGTCAGCTTCGCTAACGTGCCGAACGGTCCGCTCGAGCTCCGCATGAGCCGAAGCTCGCCGGGCAGATACGCACTGCACGAGTTTGCAAAGAACGTGTACGGCGTGAGGGCGCTCGATTCCAAGGGCCGGGAGTTGATGGTGTCGCGTCCCAATCCGCACCAATGGAACGTGAGCGGACACGACGGGACCGTTGTCGTTACTTACACGCTGTTTGGAGATCGAGCCGACGGCACCTACGCCGCGATCGACCTCACGCACGCGCATCTCAACATGCCGGCAACCTTCATGTGGGCGCGTGGAATGCAGTCGCGCCCGATAACAGTCGTGTTTCGCCCGCTTCGGGCGGACTGGAAGGTGGCTACGCAGCTTGCCCCGACGCGTGACCCATTTACGTTCACTGCCCCCGGTTTGCAGTACTTCATGGACAGTCCGACGGAGGTGAGTGCCCACGATGTGCGAAGCTGGGCTATGCAGAGCGGTGGCCGGACGCAGACGATCCGGTTCGCATTGCACCATGAAGGCACGGCGGCTCAGCTCGACAGTTTCGTCGTGAATGTCAAAAAAGTTGTCGCCGAGCAGGAAGCGATGTGGGGCGAGCTGCCACGGTATGACAATGGCACATACACCTTTATCGCCGACTATCTGCCGTATGCGTCGGGCGACGGCATGGAGCACCGCAACTCCACAATCCTTACCAGCACGAGACCGCTTTCAACCGGCGCGGCCGGAAATCTTGGTACGGTGTCGCATGAGTTCTTCCATTCGTGGAACGTCGAACGCATCCGCCCGAAGAGTCTCGAGCCATTCGATTTCGAAGAAGCGAACATGTCGGGCGAGTTGTGGCTGGCAGAGGGATTTACCAGTTACTACGACGATCTGTTCATCCGGCGGGCGGGGCTGATGGATGTCGCCGGGTACGCTCAGTCACTCACCGGTAATGTGAATGCCGTGGTTAACGCGCCTGGCCGCAGATTTTTTTCTCCGGTCGGGATGAGCCAGCAGGCTCCCTTTGTCGACGCTGCCGCTTCGATCGATCCACAGAACAAGACCAACACTTTCATCTCGTACTACACGTACGGCGCAGCGCTCGGGCTCGCGCTTGATCTGGAGATTCGATCGAAATTTCCGGGCCGGTCGCTCGACGATTTCATGCGTCGGATGTGGATCAAGTACGGGAAAACCGAGCGGGCGTATACGCTTGACGACGTTCGACGAACGCTGGGCGAAGCAGTGGGGAATCCCGCGTACGGGGATGATGTTTTTCGGCGATACATCATGGGCAGCGACCTGCCACGTTACGAATCTTTGCTCGCTGCGGCCGGGATGTCACTGCGGCGCGCAAAGCCAGGCGCGGCGTGGATAGGAGATCTGGGGTTGCGGGTGCAGGACACCGGTATTGTGGTCGGTGCATCGGTGTTGCTGGGAACACCGGCTTATGTCGCTGGAATTGCGCAGGGTGATCGGATTGTTTCCATTGGTGGGAGGACAATTACGGCGGCAGGGGACGTGGATACAGCCGTCGCCGCGACTAGGCCTGGCGGTCGGCTTGCCATAGTGATCGCGGGGCGCGGCGGCCGGCGCGAGATTCAGGTAGCGGCAACAGAGAATCCGCGAATGGAGATCGTGCCGTACGAGGTGGCGGGGTTGCGTGTAACCGCGCAGATGAAGCGTTTCAGGAACGCCTGGATGGGTTCCAGGACAGAGTTGCGGCGGAAGTAG
- a CDS encoding MFS transporter, whose product MIEPDSSSPLLQRLGLHRRELRAWAMYDWATSAAQTTIAVAVFPIYFIAVAGAGRPEVQALSYWSIASTIALIIATVISPILGTISDYAAVKKRMLGFFMGVGVTACTLMYLIQRGDLLLAAVLFIMANLGMQGSYVFYEALLPHVAREHERDRASTAAYAIGYLGGGILLALNLAWISKPEIIGLSDAADKLSPAGTLPVRLAFLSVAVWWFLFSIPLLRYVKEPPIRLDENESGGRNPVVVAFVRLSETFRELRKYRQTFLFLLAYLIYSDGIGTIIRNASVYGTELGIPRNSLILAILIVQFAGVPFSFAFGMLAGRIGAKRSIFLGLLVYAGISVLGYLMRTATHFYILAALVGMVQGGTQALSRSLFASIIPAYKSGEFFGFFSVFSRFAGIFGQILFSIIIASTGTMRPAILAVIGFFVVGAALLYFVDVDEGQRVAREAEAMARVASGGEPVPAS is encoded by the coding sequence ATGATTGAACCCGATAGTTCGTCACCCCTGCTTCAAAGACTCGGCTTGCATCGCCGGGAGCTTCGCGCCTGGGCAATGTACGACTGGGCGACGTCCGCGGCGCAAACGACCATCGCCGTTGCAGTGTTTCCGATCTATTTCATCGCGGTTGCCGGCGCTGGGCGTCCCGAGGTCCAGGCTCTCTCCTATTGGTCGATTGCCAGCACGATCGCGCTGATAATCGCCACGGTGATTTCTCCGATACTCGGTACGATTTCGGATTACGCGGCGGTAAAGAAGCGCATGCTGGGTTTCTTCATGGGGGTCGGCGTGACCGCCTGCACTCTCATGTATCTGATACAGCGCGGCGACCTGCTGCTCGCCGCAGTCCTGTTCATCATGGCGAACCTCGGCATGCAAGGCAGTTACGTATTCTATGAAGCGCTGCTGCCGCATGTCGCCAGGGAACACGAACGGGACCGAGCTTCGACCGCGGCGTACGCGATTGGCTATCTCGGCGGGGGGATTCTCCTTGCGCTCAACCTGGCGTGGATCTCAAAACCGGAGATAATCGGACTTTCGGACGCAGCCGACAAGCTGTCGCCAGCGGGGACGTTACCCGTGCGACTCGCGTTTCTGTCCGTCGCGGTGTGGTGGTTCCTGTTCTCGATTCCGCTGCTCCGGTATGTGAAAGAACCGCCAATACGACTCGACGAAAACGAGAGCGGAGGCAGAAATCCCGTTGTCGTCGCGTTTGTAAGGCTCTCCGAAACGTTTCGTGAACTGCGGAAGTACCGGCAGACATTTCTGTTTCTGCTTGCCTATCTGATTTACAGCGACGGCATCGGCACCATCATCCGAAATGCGTCGGTCTATGGAACCGAGCTCGGTATCCCGCGCAACAGTCTGATCCTGGCGATTCTCATCGTCCAGTTCGCTGGCGTGCCTTTCTCGTTTGCATTCGGCATGCTTGCCGGCCGTATCGGCGCGAAGCGGTCGATATTCCTGGGGCTGCTCGTGTACGCGGGAATCAGCGTCCTTGGATATCTCATGCGTACGGCGACGCACTTCTACATTCTGGCTGCCCTTGTAGGCATGGTTCAGGGCGGGACACAGGCACTGAGTCGTTCGCTTTTCGCGAGCATCATTCCGGCCTACAAGTCGGGAGAGTTTTTTGGGTTCTTCAGCGTGTTCAGCCGGTTTGCGGGCATTTTTGGACAGATTCTTTTCTCGATCATCATCGCGTCAACCGGCACTATGCGGCCGGCAATTCTCGCCGTGATCGGCTTCTTCGTGGTTGGCGCAGCGCTGCTCTATTTCGTGGATGTCGACGAGGGCCAGCGTGTCGCCCGGGAAGCGGAAGCGATGGCTCGAGTAGCATCCGGCGGCGAACCTGTTCCCGCTTCCTGA
- a CDS encoding SLC13 family permease: MKGDETAPGSASSTTPRPPEIFDSSETESVSRTRAIIGAVAAPAVFLLVLLLPLPSLSPEAHRLAAIMAAIVVLWVTEALPMPVTAIMGAAACVLLRVAPAKEVFAPFADPLMFLFIGSFILARAITLHGLDRRLAFGVLSMRWVGASPSRILFAFGAVTAFISAWISNTATTAMMFAIGMAILTFMSQSERAEGRRLHPQYATALMLMTSFAASVGGLATPIGTPPNVIGLGFMRRLVGVEFPFFKWMMIGVPIVVVLFSFLFFYLNRTSRGVSMNLTGSAEMLRRESATQGQWSRSEVSTVIAFATTVALWILPGIIAIVFGDTSAQFKAITARVPEGVAAIIGASLLFILPGDQKGHAMEWREATKIDWGIVLLYGGGFALGVLSFQTGLAETMGRGIISFLPASTGLGLLIASTVMSVLVSEVTSNTASANMVVPVVISIAVAAGADPLEPALGATLGASLGFMLPVSTPCNAIVYGSGYIPIGRMMRYGIVLDIAGIIVIVTMVRLLVPLIR; the protein is encoded by the coding sequence ATGAAAGGAGACGAAACAGCACCCGGGTCCGCCTCGTCGACAACGCCGCGGCCACCGGAAATATTCGATAGCTCCGAAACCGAATCGGTTAGCCGGACGCGTGCGATCATCGGCGCGGTCGCAGCTCCCGCTGTCTTTCTCCTCGTGCTCCTTCTGCCACTGCCCTCGCTGAGCCCGGAGGCACACCGCCTTGCGGCAATAATGGCCGCGATCGTGGTACTGTGGGTGACAGAAGCGCTGCCGATGCCGGTCACGGCCATCATGGGGGCTGCAGCGTGCGTACTACTGCGCGTCGCGCCGGCGAAGGAAGTGTTCGCGCCATTTGCGGACCCCTTGATGTTTCTCTTCATCGGGTCGTTCATCCTTGCCCGCGCAATCACACTGCACGGCCTCGATCGCCGCCTCGCTTTTGGCGTCCTGTCGATGCGCTGGGTCGGAGCCAGCCCGTCGCGCATCCTCTTCGCCTTTGGCGCTGTCACAGCATTCATCTCGGCATGGATATCCAACACCGCCACTACAGCGATGATGTTCGCAATCGGCATGGCGATTCTCACGTTCATGTCCCAGTCCGAACGTGCCGAAGGCCGCCGATTGCATCCGCAGTACGCGACAGCCCTCATGCTGATGACATCGTTTGCGGCTTCAGTGGGCGGGCTGGCGACGCCCATCGGGACGCCGCCGAATGTCATCGGACTTGGATTCATGCGACGGCTGGTAGGCGTGGAGTTCCCGTTCTTCAAGTGGATGATGATCGGCGTTCCAATCGTCGTCGTGCTTTTTTCCTTCCTGTTCTTCTACCTGAATCGCACGTCACGGGGTGTCTCGATGAACCTCACCGGCAGCGCCGAAATGCTCCGCCGCGAAAGCGCCACACAGGGGCAGTGGTCGCGCAGTGAGGTTTCGACGGTAATCGCATTCGCTACAACCGTGGCATTGTGGATACTGCCGGGAATCATCGCCATTGTGTTCGGTGACACCAGTGCTCAGTTCAAGGCCATCACCGCGCGCGTGCCGGAAGGCGTTGCGGCGATAATCGGTGCGTCGCTGTTGTTCATCCTCCCCGGCGATCAGAAAGGGCATGCGATGGAGTGGCGCGAAGCCACAAAAATAGACTGGGGCATTGTGCTTCTATATGGTGGAGGTTTTGCTCTCGGAGTTCTTTCCTTCCAGACCGGATTGGCCGAGACGATGGGGCGGGGGATCATCTCCTTCCTTCCGGCCAGCACAGGGCTCGGACTTCTGATTGCATCGACCGTGATGTCGGTACTCGTTTCGGAAGTCACGTCGAACACGGCATCGGCAAACATGGTAGTGCCAGTGGTGATCTCGATCGCAGTCGCAGCCGGCGCCGACCCGCTCGAGCCCGCGCTCGGCGCGACACTCGGCGCAAGTCTCGGGTTCATGCTGCCTGTTTCGACCCCTTGCAATGCCATTGTTTACGGCTCGGGCTACATACCCATCGGCCGGATGATGCGTTACGGCATAGTACTCGACATCGCGGGCATCATCGTAATCGTGACGATGGTTCGGCTGCTGGTACCTCTCATCCGATAG
- a CDS encoding acyltransferase, translating into MSVILVACLSSFAELEVTGGTGVPSRIASLDGLRGCAVVMVMLYHFTAPFSDTADFATRGALRFLSFGWTGVDLFFVLSGFLITGILTDAKGAKSYFRTFYMRRALRIVPLYYAALAAIFVVPQFLSSPVAARLKIPFSDQAWFWLYLQNFHRLRGLIGQFTGHLWSLAIEEQFYLVWPIAILLLSRRRAFQLCGGLAVLALAMRISWLLVMDGPPRSVFWATPMRLDGLVVGAAVALMSRGTRGLDPARRIALPVALVALAVIGFSYADSGHFAIANPILRSFGLTAIDMFYGSLLVVAVLRPPRLISAVLESKPLAFFGRYSYGMYVIHVPLLIVLGSSGVTGARFETFIGNSLLALIAYTTTLLAATVVCALLTWHLFEKRFLGLKRYFVFDGNSRKEQPVQIPVAQ; encoded by the coding sequence GTGTCTGTCATATTGGTCGCGTGCTTATCATCGTTCGCTGAGCTCGAGGTGACCGGCGGCACGGGCGTCCCGTCCCGCATCGCGTCACTCGACGGGCTGAGGGGATGCGCGGTGGTAATGGTGATGCTGTATCACTTCACGGCGCCGTTCAGCGACACGGCTGACTTCGCCACAAGAGGCGCGCTTCGGTTCCTGAGCTTCGGGTGGACCGGCGTCGATCTGTTTTTCGTGTTGTCCGGATTTCTGATCACCGGCATTCTTACTGATGCGAAGGGCGCGAAAAGTTACTTCCGCACCTTCTACATGCGTCGCGCGCTGCGCATCGTGCCGCTTTATTACGCGGCGCTTGCGGCGATCTTCGTCGTTCCGCAATTCCTCTCTTCGCCGGTTGCGGCGCGCCTGAAGATTCCATTTTCCGATCAGGCCTGGTTCTGGCTCTATCTGCAGAACTTTCATCGGCTGCGCGGTCTGATCGGCCAGTTCACGGGGCACCTGTGGAGCCTGGCGATCGAGGAACAGTTCTACCTCGTATGGCCCATAGCAATTCTGCTGCTCTCGAGACGTCGCGCGTTCCAGCTGTGCGGCGGTCTAGCTGTGCTGGCACTGGCCATGCGGATTTCGTGGCTGCTCGTCATGGACGGGCCCCCGCGGAGCGTTTTCTGGGCGACTCCCATGCGTCTCGATGGCCTCGTTGTCGGCGCGGCAGTAGCTCTGATGTCCCGCGGCACCCGAGGCCTCGACCCAGCCCGAAGAATCGCGCTTCCCGTTGCTCTTGTTGCTCTGGCGGTAATCGGCTTCAGCTACGCCGACTCAGGACATTTCGCGATCGCGAATCCGATTCTTCGGAGCTTTGGTCTCACCGCGATTGACATGTTTTATGGCTCGCTGCTGGTGGTGGCTGTTCTGCGGCCGCCGCGACTGATAAGCGCAGTGCTCGAGTCGAAGCCGCTGGCATTTTTCGGACGATACAGCTACGGGATGTATGTGATTCATGTTCCGCTGCTGATAGTTCTCGGATCGAGCGGCGTAACGGGCGCTCGGTTCGAGACCTTCATCGGGAATTCGCTGCTTGCATTGATCGCCTACACGACCACATTGCTGGCGGCCACCGTCGTCTGTGCCTTGCTGACGTGGCATTTGTTCGAGAAGCGGTTCCTGGGCCTGAAGCGTTATTTCGTGTTCGATGGCAATTCCCGGAAAGAGCAGCCCGTCCAGATCCCGGTGGCGCAATGA